TACTATGGGGTCCATTGTGTGATGTAGAAAGAAATCCTGATCACTCTTATTTTCCAGCAAATTCTTTAAATCATCATGCACGGCATGAATATCTTCAACCAACAGCTCATACAGCAGTTCAGGGCTAATGTGTAAATGAATAATTCTTGCTTTAACTTGTGCGGCAGACTCAACCATCCCGCTCAGTTCTCGAAAAAAACCTAACCCTCCATACCCCGCAAAGTTCTCAAGTCTGTGTGCCCCTGTAGTCGTTTCATAAAGATTATTTACGATTGCGCCTTCAAGGAAAAATCCAAAATCAAGATAACTATTCTTTTTCTGGTAACTGAACGAAAAATCGGAAGAAGGAGTGGATTCAAACGAGCTAACTCGAAGTCCGGGTCTAAGTTCAATCTCACGCCATACTGATTCCATTCCAGCTTTTGAATTAGAATCGCAACAAGGGGCGAACGTTCTGACAGTACTGTTGGCAGAGGCTTCAGCCAGATTCCACACTTTGTTACTACGAGTCGGAAAAAGACTTCTATTCATTTGCGCTGCTCTTCGCTCATTGGCATTTTAAGTTGATTTTGATTCTCAATATCTGAATGTTTTGTATCATGTCAACACGAATGGTGAAAAGAGGTAGTTATTTAGCATAGTAGGGTAAAAAAGTTGCTTGGTGTAATCTCCTTCTTTTAGTGCCTTTGAAAGCATACATCTTAACTGCTGTTACTTCGTATTGTCAGTTGATCGTGCATGAGAAAACATATTTTCAGGATCATTTGTTTTTAAAATTGATTCGTTGGAAAATTTCCAAATATAACAAAATTGTAAATATTGTGCTTTTGCCAAGGTGTTCTAGTAAATTATCGGCTTAGATTCATGTTGAAGGAATGCCTGCATGAAGTTCTCTTACTACTGTTTTATTCTTATTCATCTAAGATTATTGATTTAAAAATGCATTTTATTTTTTTATAAAATATTTAAAAAATCTATTTAAACAGATCAAAATTGAAAAATTTACGAAAGCTATAGCGAACATAATTTCTTTTTTTCGCTATTAAAAAGAGTGTTGCCTATGAAAACTAAAAATAAAGAAAATGTTAAAAAATAGAAAAATGACAAAATTGTAAAACAAAACTGTGTTTAGAGATTGAAAAAAGAGAAATTTAGAAAGATTTACTTGTAATTATCTTATCTTATTAAGTAAAATTTATATGGGTCAGTATATGCATTATTGAACGTATGCGCTCACCAATACATATACTTAAATTTTCAGCATTACTTGCGATTTGCGAAACCATGGAGCAGGCACTGGACCTTGAAGCTGCTCTTGATGGAGTACTCTGTATGCTTTCTGAAAAACTAAGTATGCAGCGGGCAACAGTAACCTTATACGATCCAGAAATTCAACAGTTAGCCATTAATGCATCGTATGGCCTAACGTTGGAGGAAAAAAGGCGTGGTGTGTATCGTCTTGATGAAGGCGTTACCGGAAAAATATTTAGATCAAGCGAACCATTTTATGTTCCGGATATCAGTAATAACCCGCTTTTTTTAGATAAAACAGGTGCGCGAAAACTCCAACGAAGAATGACATCCTTCATTGGTGTACCTATTGTTTTACATGGAGATCCTATTGGGGTTCTTAATGTGGATAGAGTTTTTGATGATCATATTTCTATTGAAGAAGATATAGATTTTTTGAAAATTGTAGCCACCCTTATTGGGCAATTTTTGAGCCTTAATAAAAAGGTTATGGAACGTGAAGCTGTCTTCAAGCGTGAAAATGCTTCTCTACGTTACCAGATTTCTCAGCAGAACAAGGGATTATTTATTGTTGGCAAAAGTCCAGCCATGATGGAAGTGCAGAGGCAGATGGAGAGGGTTTCCCCGACTCGGGCAACTGTACTACTTCTTGGTGAATCTGGCGTTGGTAAGACATTGATAGCACGTATAATTCATGATCTTTCTGACCGGAAAGGGCATCCTTTTGTGAAGATAAACTGTGCGTCCATTCCTGAAAATTTATTGGAAGCAGAATTTTTTGGGTATGAGAAAGGTGCTTTTACCGGTGCAGCATCGAGTCGCCAAGGCCGTTTTGAAGAGGCAGATTGCGGAACCATATTTATGGATGAAATAGGGGAGCTTCCGTTAAATTTACAGGCTAAATTGCTTCGAGTACTACAGGAAAAAGAGTTTGAGCGGCTTGGTTCCAACAAAACTCGTACAGTCGATATTCGTATTATTGCAGCAACGAACAAAGATCTTGCGAAGCTCGTGGAGCAAAATGAATTTCGCCTAGATTTGTATTATCGGCTTAATATTTTTCCTATTGTCATTCCTGCTCTCTGCGAACGTAGGGAAGATGTCACAGGCCTATTGAATCATTTCTTACGAAAAGCAGCGAACAATTATGGGCGTACTGTTTCACTCACTGCCGGTGCTTTGGATGCCCTTATCCAGTACGATTGGCCGGGGAACGTGCGTGAAATGGAAAACCTTATTGAACGCCTCGTAATAATGTCAGACTCTGATTATATTTCATTTGAATTTATTGCGCCTTTTTTGGGCTCGCTTGCGGTTGCTAGTGAAACAGGTGTTGTTGAAGTAGCTGATGTTTCACAAAAATTAGAGACTAATGAATCCTTGCCCCCTCAGCATACTTCTCTACAGAAATTAGAACAACATGAGATAATTCAAGCTTTAAGAAGTAATGACTGGATTCAATACAAAGCTGCTGCAACTTTGGGGCTTACTCCTCGCCAAATGGGGTATAGGGTAAAGCGCTATCATTTGGAGGAAGTTATTGCTGTTGGAAGAGCTCGACTTCGGAACAAGTAATATTGTGGTGTTCCTGATTTGTGTCAATTGCTAATGCTTTTAGGGCGGCAGCTTAAGGGATTAGCTTAATCAACTTGTTACATTTTATTTTGGACGGTCTCACAAGTGAAATTACGAAGTCAAAAAGCCATCGCAACGTAGAGGTTACCTCTATATGCGATGGCTTTTTATTTTATTTGTATTGTAAGACTGCGGTTAGATATTAGCCGCACGCTGTGCCTGTTCCCTGACATCCACCCGCGATGCCGGAACGACGACCTTTTAACGACTCGATGTTGTCAGTGTGATACACCGCTTCAAGTCCATCCTGAATAAACCCGTTTACTGTATGTGAAGAGATACCATGTTCTTCTAAGTAAGTTTTTGGAACTTCACCGATGGCTGCTGTTAATATTGTCCGGCAGTCGCTGAGAAGAAGTGCCAGCTCTTCCCATCGCTTTGGTCCGCAGGCTTTTGGTGGAACATTACGTTCTTCAACAAGGCTAAACTTTCCATCTTCATCTTCACCCCAAATGTAGAATGATTTCGACTCGCCAAAATGCTGGTTGATAAGCAAACCTTCTCTTGAAGATATCGCCACATAGGGGCGGGGAGCTTCTTTCTGATAAGGTTTGAGCTGTGAGCAGGACTGTAGAGTTCCACACAGTGTAGCCGACTGGTCGTTGCAAAGCAGTCCGACGGCATCTGCGCGACACCGCTTGCAGTGTGTCATTTGCGCTATATATGGACTCGCTGCTTTGCGGAGCGGGTTGATGACATTATGTTTTGGCTCTGCAATTTCGGCAAAAAGCGTGTCTGCCGTTGGCTTCAGAGGAATGATATTTTGAATATCAGCACCAAGTTCAGATGCTACTTTTGCAACTTCTACAATATGCTCGTCGTTAATTCCCGGGATAACAATGGAGTTAACTTTTACGATGATATTGCGTTTTTTTAAACCCGCAATAGCCTCTAGCTGGCGTTCCAATAATATGCTGGCACCTTCTACTCCGTAGTGGATGGTGTTGCCGTCTTGTACCCATGAATAAATTTTAGCACCAATTTCTGGATCGACTGCACTCATCGTAATGGTTACATGCGACACACCCAATTCTGCAATGTCATCAAGATACGGCAGGATGCCCATACCGTTTGTCGAGAGACAAAAAAGGAGCTGTGGATGTTTTTCATTAAGCAGGTGCATCGTTTCGAGCACTTCTTCCGGATTAGCAAAGGGATCACCAGGACCGGCAATGCCAGCAACTGTGATGCGTGGCTCTTTTTCTAAAACGGCGTCCATGTACTCAGCAGCTTGAAATGGTTTAAGAATGCTGCTTGTTACGCCGGGGCGGGATTCATTAACACAGTCGTATTTTCTGTTACAGTAATTGCACTGGATATTACATTTAGGTGCTACTGGTAAATGAACTCTGCCGCAACTTCCGGCTGTTTCCTTATTAAAGCATGGATGGTTAGTTGTATCTTTCATTGCAATGCACCTATGTATCGTGTTTCTAAAATCTATTTGACAAATTTATTTGGTAACCATTTTATTTAAATAGAGTTTTAATTGTTACAGATAACCATATCCAACAGGGCTGTCGTTCTGTTTTTTTTCAATAAACGCGTTTATGATGCGGTCAAGCAGAGCAAGAGTACCTTCATATCCAATGTGCTTTATTCTTTGTCCACCAAATCTGTCATGGATCGGAAAACCGACGCGAATCATAGGGATATTCCAAGCTTTTGCGTACTGGTATCCTTTGGAATGACCAATAAGAATATCTGGTTTTAATTCTTCTGCTCGCGCTGAAATATCAAAAAAGTCTACACCTTCATGTACTTCAGGCATGCATCTCGCTACATCTTTCGTGACGGCTTCTATGTGAGTTTCTAATTTTTTGCCGTGGGAACCTGTTCCTGCCAGAATGACATCGATGCCTATTTCAGCCAGAAATGAACTGAGTCCGACCACGAGATCTTCTTCTCCATATACGACGGCACGTTTCCCAAATATGTACTTGTGTCCGTCAACGAAGGCGTCTACAAGCCTGCCACGTTGCATTACATACCGGTCAGGCATTGTTTTTCCAGATATGGCACTAAGGGTTTCAAAGAAGACGTCATTTTCACGTAACCCCATTGGTAAACCGATACGGTAATTCGGAGTCTTAAATCTGTCGCGCAAACTAATGCCGCCAGTTTTTTTAGGGAGACAGCGACCGAACTCAACAGTTGCCTTAGCACCGGACATTGTTTTGATTTCAGAAAGAGGGGTGCCACCTGATGGAATTTTGGCATAATCTTCC
This sequence is a window from Halodesulfovibrio sp. MK-HDV. Protein-coding genes within it:
- a CDS encoding radical SAM protein, whose product is MKDTTNHPCFNKETAGSCGRVHLPVAPKCNIQCNYCNRKYDCVNESRPGVTSSILKPFQAAEYMDAVLEKEPRITVAGIAGPGDPFANPEEVLETMHLLNEKHPQLLFCLSTNGMGILPYLDDIAELGVSHVTITMSAVDPEIGAKIYSWVQDGNTIHYGVEGASILLERQLEAIAGLKKRNIIVKVNSIVIPGINDEHIVEVAKVASELGADIQNIIPLKPTADTLFAEIAEPKHNVINPLRKAASPYIAQMTHCKRCRADAVGLLCNDQSATLCGTLQSCSQLKPYQKEAPRPYVAISSREGLLINQHFGESKSFYIWGEDEDGKFSLVEERNVPPKACGPKRWEELALLLSDCRTILTAAIGEVPKTYLEEHGISSHTVNGFIQDGLEAVYHTDNIESLKGRRSGIAGGCQGTGTACG
- a CDS encoding sigma 54-interacting transcriptional regulator — translated: MRSPIHILKFSALLAICETMEQALDLEAALDGVLCMLSEKLSMQRATVTLYDPEIQQLAINASYGLTLEEKRRGVYRLDEGVTGKIFRSSEPFYVPDISNNPLFLDKTGARKLQRRMTSFIGVPIVLHGDPIGVLNVDRVFDDHISIEEDIDFLKIVATLIGQFLSLNKKVMEREAVFKRENASLRYQISQQNKGLFIVGKSPAMMEVQRQMERVSPTRATVLLLGESGVGKTLIARIIHDLSDRKGHPFVKINCASIPENLLEAEFFGYEKGAFTGAASSRQGRFEEADCGTIFMDEIGELPLNLQAKLLRVLQEKEFERLGSNKTRTVDIRIIAATNKDLAKLVEQNEFRLDLYYRLNIFPIVIPALCERREDVTGLLNHFLRKAANNYGRTVSLTAGALDALIQYDWPGNVREMENLIERLVIMSDSDYISFEFIAPFLGSLAVASETGVVEVADVSQKLETNESLPPQHTSLQKLEQHEIIQALRSNDWIQYKAAATLGLTPRQMGYRVKRYHLEEVIAVGRARLRNK
- a CDS encoding nitrogenase component 1, which gives rise to MSNTSNYVSTTNACKLCTPLGASMAFRGVEGSIPFLHGSQGCATYMRRYIISHFRESIDIASSALGEKNAIYGGGPNLKKGILNVMIKYEPKVVGIATTCLTETIGDNVPMFISEFKNEFGELPLPEIVHVSTPSYSGTHTDGWHGAIHSIAEQLCLDKAPEKHSVNILPNMVSCEDIRHLKDICADFEIKPTILPDISETLDGITLEDYAKIPSGGTPLSEIKTMSGAKATVEFGRCLPKKTGGISLRDRFKTPNYRIGLPMGLRENDVFFETLSAISGKTMPDRYVMQRGRLVDAFVDGHKYIFGKRAVVYGEEDLVVGLSSFLAEIGIDVILAGTGSHGKKLETHIEAVTKDVARCMPEVHEGVDFFDISARAEELKPDILIGHSKGYQYAKAWNIPMIRVGFPIHDRFGGQRIKHIGYEGTLALLDRIINAFIEKKQNDSPVGYGYL